One genomic window of Polyangiaceae bacterium includes the following:
- a CDS encoding LysR family transcriptional regulator — MNRRAPQRPRTERAATRLLDRWDDIQLLLSVARSGSFTRAAAALGIEQSTVSRRIAALEAQLGSELFAPHPGGPGKRELTPLGERLIRHAETVEASVLAFTDEALGHETEVSGRVRVALTESLAVHVVIPNLVAPLRRTHPRLTLELISSDLASNLGHREAEIAARFFRPKSGDLVSKRVARLPTAVLATREVAQIPFSRMPWIVCDIPGVPTPERAWYDRHIGSEPALITNTYVAQQEAVRCGLGAALLTRTTRLLDPNLVELDLGLAGPELALWLTTPRALRRVPRIRAVWDALESALGALDA, encoded by the coding sequence ATGAATCGCCGAGCACCCCAGCGACCCCGAACGGAGCGCGCTGCCACCAGGCTACTGGACCGCTGGGACGACATTCAGCTCCTGCTGAGCGTCGCGCGCTCGGGCAGTTTCACCCGTGCCGCGGCGGCTCTCGGCATCGAGCAATCCACCGTCAGCCGACGCATCGCGGCTCTTGAAGCTCAACTGGGCTCCGAGCTCTTTGCCCCCCATCCAGGGGGACCCGGCAAGCGCGAGCTGACACCCCTAGGGGAGCGTTTGATTCGCCACGCGGAAACAGTTGAGGCCAGTGTCCTGGCCTTCACCGATGAAGCGTTGGGGCACGAAACCGAAGTAAGCGGTCGCGTCCGAGTTGCCCTGACGGAGAGTCTCGCCGTCCACGTGGTGATCCCAAACTTGGTCGCACCTCTGAGACGCACGCACCCGAGACTCACCCTGGAGCTCATCTCGAGCGATCTAGCGAGCAACCTTGGCCATCGCGAGGCAGAAATCGCTGCGAGGTTCTTTCGCCCCAAGAGCGGAGATCTGGTGAGCAAGCGGGTCGCACGACTGCCAACCGCCGTACTCGCCACACGGGAAGTCGCGCAGATCCCGTTCTCACGCATGCCTTGGATCGTATGCGACATTCCCGGTGTACCGACCCCCGAACGCGCCTGGTACGATCGCCACATCGGGAGCGAGCCGGCGCTAATCACGAACACCTACGTTGCGCAGCAGGAGGCGGTTCGCTGCGGCCTCGGAGCGGCGCTGCTCACCCGAACGACTAGATTGCTCGACCCGAATTTGGTCGAGCTCGATCTGGGGCTAGCTGGGCCTGAGCTAGCGTTGTGGCTGACGACACCTCGAGCGCTGCGCCGCGTCCCTCGTATCCGTGCGGTTTGGGACGCCCTCGAGTCCGCTCTGGGTGCCCTCGACGCCTAG
- a CDS encoding DUF4026 domain-containing protein, which translates to MLPFPESFLAGEREPSESTLIALVHPDQAPPSADDVQDALDELGIGIDEVREPEEPPEQGWAVEFLFDPEQEPTRSALGGWLRIWLEPVEEGSYSDLEQRIEGPDFEHVQRSRWQLGLSVTFGEDPLASFHEQLRLLQALVPNPALVLDADAFAPRPASWLRDLAESEVPPAPNTLYSIHAVTGEAEEDVWLHTHGMLRTGYPELDLLGVPQADSNLGAELLGRVAALFLNQGAPAPGERFEIGRDLDLAWLAWEDGLERFPGASVGGSGDREDDAHTGLRAILVAPTQEGYESVLRHLPTLRDNPLLYVSHAETQRMMLLASERLPRFLNLLGAHAADPGWAFLVKLGYPVDDQPDGGKEHLWFQVHGLVGGEIDATLTNQPFAVALQLGQRGLHSLDKLTDWTIVSPFGRFDPDAILNLERKLLRGATLN; encoded by the coding sequence ATGTTGCCTTTCCCGGAGAGCTTCCTGGCGGGTGAACGGGAACCCTCTGAGTCTACTCTGATCGCGCTGGTCCACCCGGACCAAGCACCGCCCAGCGCCGACGACGTGCAAGACGCACTTGATGAGCTGGGGATCGGCATCGACGAAGTGCGCGAACCTGAGGAGCCGCCAGAACAAGGTTGGGCTGTCGAGTTCCTCTTCGACCCCGAGCAAGAGCCCACCCGGTCGGCGCTTGGAGGCTGGCTACGGATTTGGCTCGAGCCCGTCGAAGAGGGAAGCTACTCGGACCTAGAACAGCGGATCGAGGGTCCGGACTTTGAACACGTGCAGCGGTCGCGCTGGCAGCTCGGGCTCAGCGTGACGTTTGGAGAAGACCCGCTTGCCTCGTTTCACGAGCAGCTGCGTTTGCTCCAGGCGTTGGTGCCGAACCCCGCCCTGGTGCTCGACGCCGACGCCTTCGCCCCAAGGCCTGCGAGCTGGTTGCGGGACCTGGCGGAGAGCGAAGTGCCCCCGGCCCCCAACACGCTCTACTCAATCCACGCGGTAACTGGAGAAGCGGAAGAAGACGTCTGGCTCCACACCCACGGGATGCTCAGAACGGGCTACCCCGAGCTCGACCTCCTGGGCGTACCTCAGGCGGACTCCAACCTGGGTGCCGAGCTCTTGGGGCGGGTCGCGGCGCTTTTCTTGAATCAAGGCGCGCCGGCGCCGGGGGAGCGCTTCGAGATCGGTCGCGACCTCGATCTCGCTTGGCTCGCGTGGGAAGACGGCCTGGAGCGCTTTCCAGGCGCATCAGTCGGCGGGTCCGGGGATCGGGAGGATGACGCTCACACCGGGCTGCGCGCCATCTTGGTCGCACCGACCCAAGAAGGCTACGAGTCCGTCTTACGTCATCTGCCGACGCTGCGTGACAATCCACTGCTATATGTTTCCCACGCGGAAACTCAACGCATGATGTTGCTCGCGTCGGAGCGCCTACCGCGCTTTCTAAACTTGCTTGGCGCTCACGCGGCCGATCCTGGCTGGGCATTCTTGGTGAAGCTCGGCTACCCGGTTGACGACCAACCCGATGGTGGCAAGGAACACCTGTGGTTCCAGGTTCACGGCTTGGTCGGAGGGGAGATCGACGCGACCCTCACCAACCAACCCTTCGCCGTGGCGCTGCAGCTCGGACAGCGAGGACTGCACTCGCTCGACAAGCTCACAGACTGGACCATCGTGTCCCCGTTCGGTCGCTTCGACCCTGACGCGATCCTGAATCTCGAGCGGAAGTTGCTGCGAGGGGCGACACTCAACTAG
- a CDS encoding inorganic diphosphatase: protein MDFYAVIEIPKGSKVKYELDKSSGLLRVDRVLHSSVIYPANYGFIPRTYCDDGDPLDVLVLSSEPVVPLAMLVARPVGLMRMADEGKEDDKIIAVHVHDPAFADYFSVEELPRHTGSELRRFFQDYKALELKNVVVENLEGSDAAKRVLTSAIELYRRQESKLRGFAG, encoded by the coding sequence ATGGACTTCTATGCGGTCATCGAGATCCCCAAGGGCTCCAAGGTCAAGTACGAGCTAGACAAGTCTTCCGGTTTGTTGCGCGTTGATCGCGTGCTCCATAGCTCCGTCATCTACCCTGCCAACTACGGCTTCATCCCGCGTACCTACTGCGATGACGGTGACCCGCTCGACGTGCTGGTCCTCAGCTCGGAGCCTGTCGTGCCCCTCGCCATGCTCGTCGCCCGTCCCGTGGGCCTCATGCGCATGGCGGATGAAGGCAAAGAGGACGACAAGATCATCGCCGTGCACGTCCACGATCCCGCGTTCGCAGACTATTTCTCGGTGGAGGAACTTCCTCGACACACCGGTAGTGAACTCAGGCGGTTTTTCCAGGACTACAAGGCCCTGGAGCTAAAGAACGTGGTGGTTGAAAACCTGGAAGGTTCGGACGCTGCCAAGCGCGTTTTGACCAGCGCGATCGAGCTCTATCGTCGCCAAGAGTCGAAGCTACGCGGCTTCGCCGGCTAG
- a CDS encoding DNA repair exonuclease encodes MKIVHAADIHLDSPMLGLERYEGAPVDVLRGATRKAFSRLIDLCLEEQARLLLLAGDLFDGDWKDYGTGLFFLTELGRLAQAALPMRVVLLRGNHDAQSVLTKQLVLPEHVKELPTGTPGSLVFEELGVAIHGQGFAERAVSRDLTPEYPAPVPGLFNVGLLHTCLDDRPGHANYAPSSTQALVHHGYDYWALGHIHSREIVNREPWIVYPGNLQGRHMRECGPKGATLIEVEAGRVRSVEHRELCVVRWEKLELDASDLEDPEELLVSAGDRLSELQAEITRPIAVRITIVGRSRLHAQLASDPDRWLAEFRRVANDVGDVWLERLDIATRARIDLSELRALGGPMGQLANSLEALRQNPAELSELCQQLAELERRIPRELRDGPDALHLTDPETAAQELTAIEQLLLPMLFDAERG; translated from the coding sequence ATGAAGATCGTTCACGCTGCGGACATCCACCTGGACAGCCCGATGCTGGGGCTCGAGCGCTACGAGGGCGCTCCCGTGGACGTCCTCCGCGGGGCGACGCGCAAGGCCTTTTCCAGGCTGATTGATTTGTGCTTGGAAGAGCAGGCGCGTCTGCTGCTGCTCGCGGGCGATCTCTTCGACGGCGACTGGAAGGACTACGGAACGGGGTTGTTCTTCCTGACGGAGCTGGGACGACTCGCGCAAGCCGCCCTCCCAATGCGCGTCGTGCTGTTGCGAGGCAACCATGACGCACAGAGCGTACTCACCAAGCAGCTCGTGCTGCCCGAGCACGTCAAGGAGCTCCCGACGGGCACTCCCGGCAGCCTTGTCTTCGAGGAGTTGGGAGTCGCGATACACGGCCAAGGCTTCGCGGAGCGAGCCGTGAGCCGCGATCTCACCCCGGAATACCCCGCGCCGGTCCCAGGGCTCTTCAACGTTGGGCTGCTGCACACTTGCTTGGACGATCGTCCGGGGCACGCAAACTACGCCCCGAGCAGCACCCAAGCGCTAGTTCACCACGGATACGACTACTGGGCGCTAGGGCATATCCACTCCCGCGAGATCGTGAATCGGGAGCCGTGGATCGTCTACCCCGGCAACCTTCAGGGGCGCCATATGCGAGAGTGTGGGCCGAAGGGGGCCACGCTAATCGAAGTCGAGGCGGGGCGCGTGCGCAGTGTCGAGCATCGCGAGCTGTGCGTCGTGCGTTGGGAGAAGCTCGAGCTCGACGCCAGCGATCTGGAGGACCCGGAGGAACTCCTGGTGAGCGCCGGGGACCGCCTGAGCGAACTCCAGGCAGAGATCACGCGCCCTATTGCCGTGCGGATCACCATCGTCGGTCGCTCGCGGTTGCATGCTCAGCTCGCTAGCGATCCCGATCGCTGGCTGGCGGAGTTCCGACGCGTCGCCAATGATGTCGGGGATGTCTGGCTCGAGCGCCTGGACATCGCCACCCGTGCGCGCATCGATCTTTCGGAGCTGCGTGCTCTGGGCGGCCCGATGGGTCAGCTCGCGAACTCACTAGAGGCGCTGCGGCAGAACCCGGCAGAGCTTAGCGAACTCTGTCAGCAGCTAGCAGAGCTCGAACGTCGTATCCCGAGGGAACTGAGGGATGGCCCCGATGCGCTCCACTTGACGGACCCAGAGACGGCAGCGCAGGAACTCACCGCGATCGAGCAACTCCTGCTCCCAATGCTCTTCGACGCGGAGCGCGGGTGA
- the tsaA gene encoding tRNA (N6-threonylcarbamoyladenosine(37)-N6)-methyltransferase TrmO — MIPIKPIGLARTSYLTKAEVPRQANLSAPGTIELFPESGFEHALEDLETWSHLWVLFQFHQVENWRPKVLPPRSEQRRGVFATRSPHRPNAIGLSAVELRAVEGLQLHVGGLDLVDGTPILDLKPYVPYTDCIPEANSGWLPVAGQATPKRSSDPRGPAQPQPDWRVTFSSRAVEQLECLKQSGETLEAKLLTLLETGPTPRPYRRIRTDGVTSTIAFGPWRARFVHDAAARSIEVLSLATGYRQTELAGDQPELTPHRALVAGFGYPGY; from the coding sequence GTGATCCCCATCAAGCCGATCGGTCTCGCCAGGACGAGCTACCTCACGAAGGCGGAAGTCCCCCGCCAGGCGAACCTGAGCGCTCCTGGGACCATCGAGCTGTTCCCCGAGTCGGGCTTCGAGCACGCACTCGAGGATCTCGAGACCTGGAGCCACCTGTGGGTGCTATTTCAGTTCCACCAAGTGGAGAACTGGCGACCCAAGGTGTTGCCGCCACGCAGTGAACAGCGGCGCGGTGTGTTCGCAACTCGATCGCCGCACCGTCCAAACGCCATCGGGCTGTCGGCGGTGGAGCTTCGCGCCGTCGAGGGATTGCAGCTCCACGTCGGCGGCCTCGACCTCGTCGACGGCACTCCAATCTTGGATCTCAAGCCCTACGTCCCCTACACAGACTGCATCCCCGAAGCGAACAGCGGGTGGCTGCCGGTCGCCGGCCAAGCGACCCCGAAGCGATCGTCAGACCCACGAGGTCCCGCTCAGCCGCAGCCAGACTGGCGCGTAACTTTCAGCTCGCGTGCCGTAGAGCAGCTCGAGTGCTTGAAGCAATCCGGGGAGACACTGGAGGCCAAGCTCTTGACCCTACTCGAGACGGGGCCCACGCCGCGCCCCTACCGGCGTATCCGCACGGATGGTGTGACCTCCACGATCGCCTTCGGTCCTTGGCGGGCCCGCTTCGTCCACGACGCGGCAGCCCGCAGCATCGAGGTACTGAGCCTCGCCACTGGCTACCGCCAAACCGAGCTAGCCGGCGACCAACCCGAACTCACTCCGCATCGCGCGCTGGTCGCAGGCTTTGGCTACCCCGGCTACTAG
- a CDS encoding GatB/YqeY domain-containing protein — MLIDEIKSRFKEAMKARREVEREILRVAIGDITTRDATSDDDVQAVLKKLLKSNEETLGHNVSDEERTKLQQENEILRGFLPKTLDEAQIVAALAPVAEQIRAASNDGQATGVAMKQLKSAGAEVDGKTVSAAVRKMRA, encoded by the coding sequence ATGCTGATTGACGAGATCAAGTCCCGCTTCAAGGAAGCGATGAAGGCGCGACGTGAGGTCGAGCGCGAGATCCTGCGAGTGGCTATCGGCGACATCACGACCCGAGACGCGACGAGCGACGACGACGTGCAAGCAGTGCTGAAGAAGCTCCTCAAGTCCAATGAGGAGACACTAGGGCACAATGTAAGCGACGAAGAACGGACGAAGCTCCAGCAGGAGAACGAGATCCTGCGCGGCTTCCTACCCAAGACACTGGACGAAGCGCAGATCGTCGCCGCGCTGGCGCCAGTGGCGGAGCAAATCCGTGCGGCAAGCAACGACGGACAGGCCACGGGCGTTGCCATGAAGCAGCTGAAGTCTGCTGGCGCGGAGGTCGATGGCAAGACCGTCTCTGCCGCCGTCCGCAAGATGCGCGCGTAG
- a CDS encoding NAD(P)H-dependent oxidoreductase — protein MQSALVVLGHPNPGSFSHALGNAYAGGLRRSGVEVRTLELSELKFDPILRSGFGGEQALESDLLDARDALEAARLVGWFFPTWWAGPPALVSGFIERTFLPGWAFRYRAGASLPTPLLKGRYARVVTSMDSPSWWYRFWHRRALHASFVNATLRFCGFAVRSTTLFKLREWSDERRRQALAELEVLGFRDGTRLSRRTQRSLPPKPRKLPAVLPPIAR, from the coding sequence ATGCAGAGCGCGCTCGTGGTGCTAGGGCACCCCAATCCTGGATCCTTCAGTCACGCGTTGGGAAACGCCTACGCCGGCGGACTCCGGCGGTCCGGCGTGGAAGTACGCACGCTGGAGCTCTCCGAGCTGAAGTTCGACCCGATCTTGCGATCGGGGTTTGGGGGTGAGCAGGCCCTGGAGTCAGACTTGCTCGATGCGCGAGACGCCCTCGAAGCGGCGCGCCTCGTGGGGTGGTTTTTCCCCACCTGGTGGGCGGGACCGCCAGCCCTGGTGAGCGGATTCATCGAGCGCACGTTCCTGCCAGGCTGGGCGTTCCGTTACCGCGCGGGAGCGAGCTTGCCGACGCCGCTCCTGAAAGGCCGGTATGCGCGAGTCGTGACCTCGATGGACAGTCCGAGCTGGTGGTACCGGTTTTGGCACCGGCGCGCGTTGCACGCCTCCTTCGTGAACGCGACTTTGCGGTTCTGTGGCTTTGCGGTGCGGAGCACGACGCTGTTCAAGTTGCGGGAGTGGTCCGACGAGAGGCGGCGTCAGGCCCTTGCCGAGCTCGAGGTGCTCGGCTTTCGGGATGGGACCCGACTGAGTAGGCGGACGCAGCGCTCTCTCCCCCCCAAACCCAGGAAGCTTCCTGCTGTCTTGCCCCCAATTGCGCGCTAG
- a CDS encoding oligosaccharide flippase family protein: MNSEEQAKEPNAYEAPQSEEAPSKASGTEDVARQSGRGGLAIVFAKLWFLVMGLVQNIVLPRVLGAGGFGDFRNAQSVASIFYNPIVTSSIQGGSRAVAQSEDAATPQVVRRVLSIHAAMALFFAAVFFFAAPFIANLLKAPQITPLLRTLAGVIFCYALYSPLVGVLNGQRRFGRQALLDIVMAALRTIGLIVGAKLVADEALRAEGALSGFVVSSVIILGLSLFMVGVGRAGKGGVSAKSHLAFMLPVWLGQIALNFLLQADVNLLRRFAGTAAEHAGLGVEAASPLVGAYAATQLYCFLPYQLLLSITFVLFPMLATAYRDGDREAMARYVRTGVRLAVVLAGAMVSVTSGLSEGLLKLLFQKEYWVATHAMEVLTLGFGVFAIFGIFSAVLNSLKHELASMLVTVAAVIFVAVLCFVRVPGTEFGEDLLWKTATSTSAGILLATLLAGVLVKRAAGGVVNPISVVRVAVAMGVAIVVGRHLPYAGKLMTLVYAVVVVVIYALVLLVTRELGSADLQNIKAVISRRKTP, encoded by the coding sequence GTGAACAGCGAAGAGCAGGCCAAAGAGCCCAACGCCTACGAGGCACCTCAAAGCGAAGAGGCGCCCAGCAAGGCTTCCGGAACCGAGGATGTCGCGAGGCAAAGCGGGCGAGGAGGCCTCGCGATTGTCTTTGCCAAGCTGTGGTTCCTGGTGATGGGCCTGGTGCAGAACATCGTTCTGCCGCGGGTGCTTGGCGCTGGCGGATTCGGAGACTTTCGCAACGCGCAATCGGTTGCGAGCATCTTTTACAATCCGATCGTCACGAGCTCGATTCAGGGCGGCAGCCGCGCCGTGGCGCAGTCAGAGGACGCAGCGACACCCCAGGTGGTGCGTCGCGTCCTAAGTATCCATGCGGCAATGGCCCTGTTCTTTGCGGCGGTCTTCTTCTTCGCCGCGCCGTTCATCGCCAATCTGTTGAAGGCGCCCCAGATCACCCCGCTCTTGCGTACCCTGGCCGGCGTGATCTTCTGCTACGCGCTGTACAGCCCGCTCGTAGGCGTGCTGAACGGCCAACGTCGCTTCGGCCGACAGGCGTTGCTCGACATCGTGATGGCCGCGCTGCGCACCATTGGCCTCATCGTCGGCGCTAAGCTCGTGGCAGATGAAGCGCTGCGAGCCGAGGGCGCACTGAGCGGCTTCGTGGTGAGCTCGGTGATCATCCTCGGGCTCTCGCTGTTCATGGTTGGCGTCGGTCGGGCGGGCAAAGGCGGCGTTTCCGCGAAGTCTCACCTGGCCTTCATGCTTCCGGTGTGGCTAGGACAGATCGCGCTGAACTTCCTGCTGCAAGCTGACGTCAACTTGCTGCGGCGCTTCGCTGGGACCGCAGCAGAACATGCGGGGCTTGGGGTGGAGGCGGCGAGCCCGTTGGTGGGCGCCTATGCGGCGACGCAGCTCTACTGCTTTTTGCCCTATCAGCTGCTCCTCAGCATCACCTTCGTCTTGTTCCCCATGCTCGCGACCGCGTATCGAGATGGCGACCGTGAAGCGATGGCGCGCTATGTGCGCACGGGGGTGCGCTTGGCCGTGGTGTTGGCCGGAGCGATGGTCTCGGTGACCAGCGGCCTGTCGGAAGGGCTACTCAAGCTGTTGTTCCAGAAGGAGTACTGGGTCGCGACCCACGCAATGGAAGTGCTGACCCTCGGCTTTGGCGTGTTCGCGATCTTCGGCATCTTTAGCGCGGTCCTCAATAGCTTGAAGCACGAGCTTGCGAGCATGCTGGTCACTGTTGCCGCGGTGATCTTCGTCGCTGTCTTGTGCTTCGTGCGAGTGCCTGGAACGGAGTTCGGTGAGGACCTGTTGTGGAAGACCGCCACGAGCACTTCCGCGGGGATTCTGCTCGCGACGCTGCTCGCGGGTGTCCTGGTCAAGCGCGCTGCGGGAGGCGTGGTGAACCCCATCAGCGTGGTGCGCGTCGCGGTAGCGATGGGAGTTGCGATCGTTGTGGGTCGACACCTGCCGTACGCGGGCAAGCTCATGACACTGGTCTACGCGGTGGTGGTCGTCGTGATCTACGCGTTGGTGTTGCTGGTGACTCGCGAGCTCGGCTCTGCGGACCTACAGAACATCAAGGCGGTGATTTCGCGGCGCAAGACGCCGTAA